A stretch of DNA from Natrinema halophilum:
CCGGGCGGAATCAGCCGATCTTGACGTTACCGGCGCTGTGCTCGAGGGACCGCCGGAGAGTGAATTGCTCGAGTACGCGCGAGACGTCGATGCCGATGTCGTCGTCATGGGAACACGCGGCCGTGGCGGCGTACACCGGATGGCGATGGGGAGCGTCACCGATCACATCATTCGATTCGGCGATATTCCGGTATTCGTCGCGAACTCGGGCGTGGAGTCGGAGTGAGAGACTCCCTCACGGATGGGCCTCGCGTGGGTCCGATGTCTGGAGCTACCGGGCGATCTCGTTGATCGCCTCGGTTCGGCGGCCGATCGACCAGCCGATGAGCGCGAGTCCCGCGTAGATCCCGATCGCAGGCAGCGCGTAGACCCCGACGATCCCCTCGAGGGGAATCCCGAACGCGTCGAAAGCCAGCATGAACAGCAACGAAACCAGAAGGAGCGCGATACCGACGTCCGCAAATCGCATGGTAGGAAACTCCTGGCTCTCGGGATCAGCTCTCACCCGACCGAGGGCGTAGAACACGAGCGCGTACGTCACCCAACCAGCACCGACCGTCAGTACGGTCAGTAGT
This window harbors:
- a CDS encoding universal stress protein produces the protein MFDTILIPTDGSDHAEAAAETGLELATAHDAAVHVACVADTGPLGDLRLPGDAASAEDAMRGRAQEYVDTIVDRAESADLDVTGAVLEGPPESELLEYARDVDADVVVMGTRGRGGVHRMAMGSVTDHIIRFGDIPVFVANSGVESE